Proteins co-encoded in one Quercus robur chromosome 8, dhQueRobu3.1, whole genome shotgun sequence genomic window:
- the LOC126697552 gene encoding ribulose bisphosphate carboxylase/oxygenase activase, chloroplastic isoform X1, which translates to MAATFSTIGAVNRAPLSLNSTGAGASVPSSAFLGSSLKKVTSRITNPKASNGSFKVVAEVEEDKQTNKDKWKGLAFDESDDQQDITRGKGMVDTLFQAPTGAGTHYAVMSSYDYISTGLRQYNLDNNMDGFYIAPAFMDKLVVHITKNFMSLPNIKVPLILGIWGGKGQGKSFQCELVFAKMGINPIMMSAGELESGNAGEPAKLIRQRYREAADIIRKGKMCCLFINDLDAGAGRLGGTTQYTVNNQMVNATLMNIADNPTNVQLPGMYNKEDNPRVPIIVTGNDFSTLYAPLIRDGRMEKFYWAPTREDRIGVCIGIFRTDNVPVDDIVKLVDTFPGQSIDFFGALRARVYDDEVRKWVSTVGVDGVGKKLVNSKEGSPTFEQPRMTIENLLEYGNMLVQEQENVKRVQLADKYLSEAALGEANEDAIKSGNFYGKAAQQVKFPVPEGCTDPNAQNFDPTARSDDGSCLYTF; encoded by the exons ATGGCTGCCACTTTCTCCACCATTGGAGCCGTCAACCGAGCACCG CTGAGCTTGAACAGCACTGGTGCTGGTGCTTCAGTTCCCAGCTCGGCCTTTTTGGGCAGCAGCTTGAAGAAAGTGACCTCAAGAATCACCAACCCCAAGGCTTCCAATGGGAGCTTCAAGGTTGTTGCAGAGGTTGAGGAGGATAAGCAGACCAACAAGGACAAATGGAAAGGCCTTGCTTTTGACGAATCCGATGACCAGCAAGACATCACCAGAGGAAAGGGTATGGTTGACACACTCTTCCAGGCACCAACTGGAGCTGGAACTCACTATGCTGTCATGAGTTCTTATGATTACATCAGCACTGGACTTCGCCA GTACAACTTGGACAACAACATGGATGGTTTTTACATTGCACCTGCCTTCATGGACAAGCTTGTTGTTCACATCACCAAGAACTTCATGTCCCTACCTAACATCAAG GTTCCTCTCATCTTGGGTATTTGGGGAGGTAAAGGTCAAGGGAAATCATTCCAGTGTGAGCTTGTCTTTGCCAAGATGGGAATCAA CCCCATTATGATGAGTGCTGGAGAACTGGAAAGTGGGAACGCAGGAGAGCCTGCAAAATTGATCAGACAAAGGTACCGTGAGGCAGCTGATATTATCAGGAAGGGAAAAATGTGCTGCCTCTTCATCAATGATCTTGATGCAGGAGCTGGTAGGCTTGGTGGAACAACCCAATACACTGTCAACAACCAAATGGTTAATGCCACCCTTATGAACATAGCTGATAACCCAACAAATGTCCAGCTCCCTGGTATGTACAACAAGGAGGACAACCCCCGTGTCCCCATCATAGTCACTGGTAACGATTTCTCAACATTATATGCTCCTCTCATCCGTGATGGTCGTATGGAGAAGTTCTACTGGGCACCTACCCGGGAAGACCGAATTGGTGTCTGCATAGGGATCTTCAGGACTGACAATGTTCCTGTGGATGACATTGTCAAGCTTGTTGACACCTTCCCTGGCCAATCAATTG ATTTCTTTGGAGCCCTTAGGGCCAGAGTTTATGATGATGAAGTGAGAAAGTGGGTTTCAACTGTTGGGGTAGACGGCGTTGGGAAGAAACTTGTGAACTCAAAGGAAGGATCCCCAACTTTCGAGCAGCCAAGGATGACCATTGAGAATCTCCTTGAGTATGGAAATATGCTTGTCCAAGAGCAAGAGAATGTGAAGAGAGTCCAACTTGCTGACAAGTACTTGAGCGAGGCTGCTCTTGGAGAGGCAAATGAGGATGCTATTAAAAGTGGAAATTTCTATG GCAAAGCAGCCCAGCAAGTAAAATTTCCTGTTCCTGAAGGTTGTACTGATCCAAATGCACAAAACTTTGACCCGACTGCTAGGAGTGATGATGGGAGCTGCCTGTACACATTTTAG
- the LOC126697552 gene encoding ribulose bisphosphate carboxylase/oxygenase activase, chloroplastic isoform X2, whose product MAATFSTIGAVNRAPLSLNSTGAGASVPSSAFLGSSLKKVTSRITNPKASNGSFKVVAEVEEDKQTNKDKWKGLAFDESDDQQDITRGKGMVDTLFQAPTGAGTHYAVMSSYDYISTGLRQYNLDNNMDGFYIAPAFMDKLVVHITKNFMSLPNIKVPLILGIWGGKGQGKSFQCELVFAKMGINPIMMSAGELESGNAGEPAKLIRQRYREAADIIRKGKMCCLFINDLDAGAGRLGGTTQYTVNNQMVNATLMNIADNPTNVQLPGMYNKEDNPRVPIIVTGNDFSTLYAPLIRDGRMEKFYWAPTREDRIGVCIGIFRTDNVPVDDIVKLVDTFPGQSIDFFGALRARVYDDEVRKWVSTVGVDGVGKKLVNSKEGSPTFEQPRMTIENLLEYGNMLVQEQENVKRVQLADKYLSEAALGEANEDAIKSGNFYG is encoded by the exons ATGGCTGCCACTTTCTCCACCATTGGAGCCGTCAACCGAGCACCG CTGAGCTTGAACAGCACTGGTGCTGGTGCTTCAGTTCCCAGCTCGGCCTTTTTGGGCAGCAGCTTGAAGAAAGTGACCTCAAGAATCACCAACCCCAAGGCTTCCAATGGGAGCTTCAAGGTTGTTGCAGAGGTTGAGGAGGATAAGCAGACCAACAAGGACAAATGGAAAGGCCTTGCTTTTGACGAATCCGATGACCAGCAAGACATCACCAGAGGAAAGGGTATGGTTGACACACTCTTCCAGGCACCAACTGGAGCTGGAACTCACTATGCTGTCATGAGTTCTTATGATTACATCAGCACTGGACTTCGCCA GTACAACTTGGACAACAACATGGATGGTTTTTACATTGCACCTGCCTTCATGGACAAGCTTGTTGTTCACATCACCAAGAACTTCATGTCCCTACCTAACATCAAG GTTCCTCTCATCTTGGGTATTTGGGGAGGTAAAGGTCAAGGGAAATCATTCCAGTGTGAGCTTGTCTTTGCCAAGATGGGAATCAA CCCCATTATGATGAGTGCTGGAGAACTGGAAAGTGGGAACGCAGGAGAGCCTGCAAAATTGATCAGACAAAGGTACCGTGAGGCAGCTGATATTATCAGGAAGGGAAAAATGTGCTGCCTCTTCATCAATGATCTTGATGCAGGAGCTGGTAGGCTTGGTGGAACAACCCAATACACTGTCAACAACCAAATGGTTAATGCCACCCTTATGAACATAGCTGATAACCCAACAAATGTCCAGCTCCCTGGTATGTACAACAAGGAGGACAACCCCCGTGTCCCCATCATAGTCACTGGTAACGATTTCTCAACATTATATGCTCCTCTCATCCGTGATGGTCGTATGGAGAAGTTCTACTGGGCACCTACCCGGGAAGACCGAATTGGTGTCTGCATAGGGATCTTCAGGACTGACAATGTTCCTGTGGATGACATTGTCAAGCTTGTTGACACCTTCCCTGGCCAATCAATTG ATTTCTTTGGAGCCCTTAGGGCCAGAGTTTATGATGATGAAGTGAGAAAGTGGGTTTCAACTGTTGGGGTAGACGGCGTTGGGAAGAAACTTGTGAACTCAAAGGAAGGATCCCCAACTTTCGAGCAGCCAAGGATGACCATTGAGAATCTCCTTGAGTATGGAAATATGCTTGTCCAAGAGCAAGAGAATGTGAAGAGAGTCCAACTTGCTGACAAGTACTTGAGCGAGGCTGCTCTTGGAGAGGCAAATGAGGATGCTATTAAAAGTGGAAATTTCTATGGTTAG